A part of Bufo bufo chromosome 7, aBufBuf1.1, whole genome shotgun sequence genomic DNA contains:
- the TMEM265 gene encoding transmembrane protein 265, with the protein MTEAQQPQVTAISHDQKLLNGEAQQELQVLVSDPSQPSKPPDRQQKRRNPYRYFLSCSQRRLAIISIVCGVSCIGIKALILALQAEQECDQQMKATLSRRSRRFSVLSILLFVGALVSLPFLLVLISYLMTLIE; encoded by the exons ATGACTGAGGCACAGCAGCCACAG GTAACGGCAATCTCTCATGACCAGAAGCTTTTGAATGGAGAAGCACAGCAGGAACTCCAGGTACTGGTCAGTGATCCATCACAGCCCTCGAAACCTCCAGACCGCCAGCAGAAAAGAAGAAACCCTTACAGGTATTTCCTGTCCTGCAGCCAGAGAAGACTGGCCATAATAAGCATTGTGTGCGGGGTCTCCTGCATCGGGATCAAAGCCTTAATCCTGGCTCTGCAG GCAGAGCAGGAATGTGACCAGCAGATGAAGGCCACCCTCTCCCGCCGCTCCCGGAGATTCTCTGTCCTGAGTATCCTGCTATTTGTGGGCGCTCTTGTGTCTCTGCCCTTCCTTCTGGTTCTCATCTCTTACCTGATGACACTGATTGAATGA